The Theobroma cacao cultivar B97-61/B2 chromosome 1, Criollo_cocoa_genome_V2, whole genome shotgun sequence genome contains the following window.
tttgccatCACCACCAAACAATAAGCACCTGGTTGCTATGTCTGCAACTATTTCTATTTGCTCTCTACGAAAAATAGGCTGCTCATGGTAGTAAAGAGATGGATCCACTATTTCTTCTATCTTGccacttttaattttttgcaaGGCTACTGATGGCATGTCTGAATATTTGGAGCCTGAAATTATCTCTAACAATAAGAGACCAAAGTCATAAACATCGTTTTTGTGAATATGGGGGTTTTCGTAGTTGTTGCATAAATCAGAACCATCTCCAAGGCTAGAGCTAAGCAGTGCAAACCCAGCAACCTTAACTGAGAAATCCGCATCAAGAAAGATGTGGCCTGACGATTTGAGGCCATGATGAAAGATAGGTGGAGAAATCTCATGCTGCAAGTATGCTAGGACGCTTGCAGTTTCAGCAGCGATGCTCAGCCTCTTATACCAGTCAAGACCAAATTTTTGTCCTCTGCTATGTTGTAGATGTTCCTCCAAGGTGCCATTAGCAGGATATTCATAGACCACCATTAAGCTGTAACCAGAGTCGATACAACATCCAAGGAGTCGGGCTAAATTCCTATGTAAAACTGCAGATAAAAGCTCAATTATGGATAGGACATGAATTAGGTCTCTTTCATTATCACACTGTACCTTCTGCACAGCTATATGTGAACCATCCCCAAGGACCCCAGCATGAATTGTGCCATTTGTGCCGTCTACAAGCTTCTGACCATCTTCAAATACTCTGGTTGCTTCCTCTAGCTCTCGGTAACTGAACAATCTAGTCCCACAAGCTTTCCGGAATGAGATGGTACTATGGAAATGAGCTTGGTCTAAAAATGCACCTGGTTTAACAGGCCGTTTCAGTATGCAGAGGAATAAGAATAAGGAGGCAAGGATGAAAGCTGCAGCAAGAACACCTGCATGGGAAGAATGGTATGTTATTAATTCTCGCAGCAAGTAGTGAATTTCATTCGtcagagaaattaaatgacagCATCTTTAGTTACCAGAAAACTTTTAAAGCTAGATAAGGATAATATTCAGGCCTATCAGATTATGTGATTTTGCATAGCAAATCATCATGCAGAAACAAGatatataacaaaataatttatctcATGATAACATACCGGCTACAATTACAAGTTTCCTTTGACTATGTCTTCGACTGTCACATTCCTCACCATACACTTCTTGCCCCTCCTTGATGCAGGCTGTCAAAGGCAGATACAAAACatggaagaaataataaatactCTCATTTTAACaacaaattaacttaattttgatcAGCCAATATTTGAATACTATCAACGTTACATGCTTAATATCAGCATTTTCAGAAAAAGTTGGCATGGATGCTCAATGGATTAAAGAATACCTTACTGTAAAGATACTTATTCACAACTGGTTTAGTCTGGGATATTGGATTAATCAAAATAGTGCTGTAATAAAGTATTACTGGATTTACATAAAtaactttatttataatataaggAAAAGTGCATGAAGCAACCGTTGATTAAATGTGTGTGAGATAAATGGCAACCAAACCACTCATCAATTGAAGTAATGATAGAAGATTAATCTCAGAGATAATTGAAGTCTTCAATACATCTTGGTGACAGAGAAGTATTTTGTAGAATCTGAAACTGCTTTATAGAAAAGTTGGAGCTCAGGATGGGCCAGCATGAAGATGCTCATGGGAATAATATTTACTTATCTTAAATAAGTTGCAAATCTCGGATCCTGAAATCA
Protein-coding sequences here:
- the LOC18613875 gene encoding probably inactive receptor-like protein kinase At2g46850; this translates as MLALLLSSFTLLSLNQPGISLQQRQQTQSFLLPNQCNDKCGNLHIPFPFHLNTSCASVSNAFHLSCLNSTTLYLHIGIESYGILEFFPDGILVDFPGSSTCRQYNDLNAFGFAGNDYFGISGDNVIGLYDCEDSSLCKADCETTDLPGCDGNSGGSLACCYSLSDHTIWHYGDGFSSFSKFGCRGFSSWVVPRGTNTGERGVKLEWAIPRNTSGGVCASNADVVNATTVEAGVRCSCQDGFVGDGFANGAGCLKSCIKEGQEVYGEECDSRRHSQRKLVIVAGVLAAAFILASLFLFLCILKRPVKPGAFLDQAHFHSTISFRKACGTRLFSYRELEEATRVFEDGQKLVDGTNGTIHAGVLGDGSHIAVQKVQCDNERDLIHVLSIIELLSAVLHRNLARLLGCCIDSGYSLMVVYEYPANGTLEEHLQHSRGQKFGLDWYKRLSIAAETASVLAYLQHEISPPIFHHGLKSSGHIFLDADFSVKVAGFALLSSSLGDGSDLCNNYENPHIHKNDVYDFGLLLLEIISGSKYSDMPSVALQKIKSGKIEEIVDPSLYYHEQPIFRREQIEIVADIATRCLLFGGDGKIGMFDVARELVHIAKESIDGGSKRGPALEETFSNSSLLQMISMSPDSIHVP